A window of the Labrus mixtus chromosome 8, fLabMix1.1, whole genome shotgun sequence genome harbors these coding sequences:
- the mrpl37 gene encoding 39S ribosomal protein L37, mitochondrial isoform X1, producing the protein MVSSLTAHCVNTMGSSFIRVVFRKDVNRLSAHGGDRLNFSTSRCVAAKVPPARKPRERVEIPGLEMVTYGERMHYVPGLAKPVSPQWERDYKDPRHYRAPPLHNVPLYKEQPCYVYNQRTSALEGVRQALWLSKAKLISGLPPQLLSLAENPANQITDQDERVKNAIKHARFWDTTEERPGKQKYSNALLLNLLHLCATLQDRKPAFRKRTLVEKYSLAATLKRGEDLFQIRGQNGLLLNCMDPLPEVAGKKEVSDTVDHVLESFYPISPTIDLQKVHVYKEELNCLGFRDDYPYRHAHTLFFLEGADESCKLRPEQLRAKMVMFTFGNALARAHKLYGVRKLKTAFLLVSIRAFKIQLFIAIVLILKKS; encoded by the exons ATGGTTTCTTCATTAACGGCACATTGTGTTAACACGATGGGCTCGTCATTTATTCGAGTCGTGTTCCGTAAAGATGTGAACCGGTTGTCCGCACATGGAGGAGACAGGCTGAACTTCAGTACCAGTCGGTGTGTGGCAGCGAAGGTTCCCCCTGCACGCAAGCCCAGGGAAAGAGTGGAGATCCCCGGGTTAGAGATGGTCACGTACGGGGAAAGGATGCACTACGTACCGGGGCTGGCGAAGCCCGTCAGCCCACAATGGGAGAGGGACTACAAGGATCCGAGGCACTACAGGGCCCCCCCTCTTCATAACGTGCCTCTATACAAAGAACAACCCTGCTATGTATACAACCAGAGGACCAGCGCACTTGAAG GTGTGCGTCAGGCTCTGTGGTTGAGCAAAGCCAAACTGATCTCTGGTCTGCCGCCTCAGCTCCTTTCACTTGCGGAGAATCCTGCCAATCAGATCACTGATCAGGATGAGCGAGTGAAGAACGCAATCAAGCATGCACGCTTCTGGGACACCACAGAGGAAAGACCCGGCAAACAGAAATACAG CAACGCGCTGCTCCTCAACCTGCTACATCTGTGTGCAACTCTACAGGACAGAAAGCCAGCATTTAGAAAGAGAACCCTTGTTGAGAAGTACTCATTGGCAGCTACATTAAAAAGAG GTGAGGATCTCTTTCAGATTCGGGGTCAGAATGGTTTGCTGCTTAACTGCATGGATCCTCTCCCGGAGGTTGCTGGTAAAAAGGAAGTGAGCGACACAGTAGATCATGTCCTGGAATCTTTCTATCCCATCTCCCCAACTATTGACCTGCAGAAAGTTCATGTTTATAAGGAGGAGTTGAACTGCTTAG GTTTCAGGGATGACTATCCTTACCGTCATGCCCACACACTTTTCTTCCTGGAGGGAGCAGATGAGTCTTGTAAACTGCGCCCAGAACAGTTAAGAGCCAAGATGGTTATGTTCACCTTTGGAAATGCTCTGGCCCGTGCACACAAACTGTATGGGGTGAGGAAACttaaaactgcatttttattAGTTTCAATAAGGGCTTTCAAAATACAACTTTTCATAGCAATAGTGTTAATATTAAAGAAATCATG A